The following are from one region of the Segatella oris genome:
- a CDS encoding RagB/SusD family nutrient uptake outer membrane protein, translated as MKTKHILLGVIASITMVAGLSSCDDYLNTDKYFYNQTSLDSVFQRKSLLMQYLNAASGYLPADDQLWTNASVPFCFSSDEAFCSWKDDRHAGIYYAMGEIDKYKGYFDGWANYYKGIRKAYMILERMGECQDLSETERRDIAGQCHFLLAHYYYCLVRQYGPVPLIPKTIPSNANVDDMTYLRATYDECIDFIAKEYEEAARMLDTERSSIETYKVPTAGAALALESRVLLEAASPWFNGNKYYVDFKRRSDGVNYFNQTYDATKWGRAAAVCKCIINTGKYALYTVPADSKTPAFPANVSTANYPDGIGGIDPFRSYNDMFTGEESGFNVSEFMWAKEASWDLVWISFPAVAGGGNGLCVSQNLVDAYRMQNGMDINEAGSGYPNPTEAWKPIGGGGKTFSNYQLSSQVAKMYDNREMRFYATIVFNYCYREASSYTGTAANNKNFYQTFYKDSPFAAWSDYPNDKSFSGYNCIKYCHPSDKPGNGGTVRSKYFPLIRYAEVLLNYVEAMNEMEGSYTDSENNITVTRDPAEMVKYFNMIRYRAGLPGITLADAADKAKMRELIKRERQVEFALEGRRFYDLRRWGDLQRTMADPFIVMNVDARSNEQQKFYTRTVSSYQYSLYNITNKLCLYPIKQSRIDKNPKLDQNPGWEK; from the coding sequence ATGAAAACCAAACATATATTATTAGGTGTCATTGCCTCGATAACGATGGTGGCAGGACTCTCTTCCTGCGATGACTATCTGAACACTGATAAGTACTTTTACAATCAGACGAGCCTTGATTCAGTCTTTCAGCGCAAGAGTCTTTTGATGCAATATCTCAATGCTGCATCAGGCTATCTGCCTGCAGACGACCAGCTTTGGACCAATGCAAGCGTACCATTCTGCTTCTCTTCAGACGAAGCTTTCTGTTCATGGAAAGACGACCGTCACGCCGGTATCTACTATGCTATGGGCGAAATCGACAAGTATAAAGGCTATTTTGACGGTTGGGCCAACTACTATAAAGGCATTCGCAAGGCCTATATGATTTTGGAAAGAATGGGTGAATGCCAGGATCTTTCCGAGACAGAGCGCCGTGATATCGCCGGACAATGCCACTTCCTGCTGGCACATTATTACTATTGTCTTGTGCGTCAGTATGGTCCAGTGCCTTTGATTCCGAAGACAATCCCGTCGAATGCCAATGTTGATGACATGACTTATCTGCGTGCCACCTATGATGAGTGCATCGACTTCATTGCTAAAGAGTATGAAGAGGCAGCTCGCATGCTTGATACTGAGCGTTCGTCTATCGAAACATATAAGGTTCCAACTGCCGGCGCTGCACTAGCTTTAGAGTCAAGAGTGTTGCTCGAAGCCGCAAGTCCTTGGTTCAATGGCAATAAATACTATGTAGATTTCAAGCGCCGTTCTGACGGTGTGAATTACTTCAATCAGACCTATGATGCAACGAAATGGGGTAGAGCTGCAGCTGTATGTAAATGTATTATCAACACTGGTAAATATGCGCTTTATACGGTTCCTGCCGACAGCAAGACACCTGCTTTCCCTGCAAATGTATCGACAGCCAATTATCCTGACGGCATAGGTGGTATTGATCCATTCCGCTCCTACAATGACATGTTCACCGGAGAAGAAAGTGGTTTCAACGTATCTGAATTCATGTGGGCCAAGGAAGCATCGTGGGATCTCGTGTGGATTTCGTTCCCTGCGGTTGCAGGTGGAGGCAATGGGCTTTGCGTTAGCCAGAACCTTGTAGACGCTTATCGCATGCAAAACGGTATGGATATCAACGAAGCGGGTAGTGGCTACCCTAATCCTACAGAGGCATGGAAGCCGATTGGAGGGGGTGGGAAGACCTTCTCTAACTATCAGTTGAGTTCACAGGTAGCCAAGATGTATGATAATCGTGAGATGCGTTTCTATGCAACTATCGTGTTCAACTACTGCTATCGCGAGGCAAGTTCCTACACAGGAACGGCTGCCAACAATAAGAATTTCTATCAGACATTCTATAAAGACAGTCCATTTGCTGCTTGGTCAGACTATCCCAACGATAAGTCTTTCTCTGGTTATAACTGTATCAAGTACTGTCATCCATCGGATAAGCCCGGTAATGGGGGTACAGTTCGCAGCAAATACTTCCCATTAATCCGCTATGCTGAAGTGTTATTGAACTATGTTGAGGCCATGAACGAAATGGAAGGCAGCTATACCGACAGTGAGAACAATATCACAGTGACACGTGATCCTGCTGAAATGGTGAAGTATTTCAATATGATCCGCTATCGTGCCGGCTTGCCGGGTATTACGTTGGCAGATGCAGCAGACAAGGCGAAAATGCGCGAACTGATCAAGCGTGAACGTCAAGTTGAGTTTGCACTTGAGGGCCGTCGTTTCTACGACTTGCGCCGTTGGGGTGACTTGCAGCGTACAATGGCCGACCCTTTCATTGTGATGAATGTTGATGCCCGCAGTAATGAACAGCAGAAGTTCTATACAAGAACCGTCAGCTCTTATCAGTATTCGCTCTACAACATCACTAACAAGCTGTGTCTCTATCCAATCAAGCAGAGCCGCATCGACAAGAACCCTAAGCTTGATCAGAACCCAGGTTGGGAGAAATAA
- a CDS encoding BT_3987 domain-containing protein has product MKKNKHFIILMLGTVLVGAGSCEPQSDPLEHEQYQKEVYLVGAAQDIQDREVPYDGDGSLYVSVAIGGTQFPGEDVQVTISLASSEKMKLYNYKNFSANDVKYQMLPSNWYDFPSWTGTIKAGNAYSRIPLKVYTENIHPDSLYVIPLKVVSTSAYSPVGKDTVLLLHPKMINQYSGSYTFEGATWEMKNGKKDTNTASVITTLRNATAMNSSTIRLFNKVVAEKISNVANFTYNICVNTDNTLTITSYDKLGITGGGGTYNPAKKSFTLWYTIEENGHTYRTEATLTKSNK; this is encoded by the coding sequence ATGAAGAAGAATAAACATTTCATTATTCTCATGCTCGGAACGGTACTTGTCGGTGCCGGTTCCTGTGAGCCCCAGAGCGACCCTTTGGAGCATGAGCAGTATCAGAAAGAAGTATATTTGGTGGGCGCTGCACAGGATATACAAGACAGGGAAGTGCCGTATGACGGTGACGGAAGCCTCTATGTTTCGGTTGCCATCGGTGGAACTCAATTCCCAGGTGAGGATGTTCAGGTCACGATTAGCTTGGCAAGCAGTGAGAAGATGAAGCTTTATAACTACAAAAACTTCTCTGCTAACGATGTAAAGTATCAGATGTTGCCTTCCAATTGGTATGATTTCCCGTCGTGGACAGGTACAATCAAGGCGGGAAATGCCTATAGTCGCATACCGTTGAAGGTTTACACAGAGAATATTCACCCCGATTCGCTTTATGTTATCCCCTTAAAAGTGGTGTCAACGAGTGCTTATTCTCCCGTAGGAAAAGACACTGTGCTGCTTCTCCACCCTAAGATGATCAATCAATATTCGGGAAGTTACACCTTCGAAGGGGCGACTTGGGAGATGAAGAATGGCAAGAAAGATACTAATACGGCTTCGGTTATCACCACACTGCGTAATGCAACGGCCATGAATAGCTCGACTATTCGCTTGTTTAACAAGGTTGTAGCAGAGAAAATCAGTAATGTTGCCAACTTTACCTATAATATTTGCGTGAACACTGACAATACATTGACAATCACTTCGTATGACAAGTTAGGCATCACTGGCGGCGGTGGAACCTATAATCCAGCGAAGAAGTCGTTCACGTTGTGGTATACTATTGAAGAAAACGGCCACACCTATCGGACAGAGGCTACGCTTACAAAGTCTAATAAGTAA
- a CDS encoding DDE-type integrase/transposase/recombinase — MNWNFGVDAPNQKWTTDVIQMKVCGTKFYLSPILDMSNGEIISYTIAESSNIKMIKSILDKVFRKHKELKGFIMHSDQGGNTSMLCIRQC, encoded by the coding sequence ATAAATTGGAACTTCGGTGTAGATGCTCCAAACCAGAAGTGGACGACAGATGTCATCCAAATGAAAGTCTGTGGGACAAAGTTCTATTTATCTCCAATTCTCGACATGTCCAATGGTGAGATAATCTCATATACTATAGCAGAAAGTTCAAATATAAAGATGATCAAAAGTATATTGGATAAAGTGTTTAGAAAGCATAAAGAGTTAAAGGGATTTATCATGCATTCTGACCAAGGCGGCAATACCAGCATGCTATGTATCAGACAATGTTGA
- a CDS encoding IS3 family transposase, giving the protein MCRNGQEWIVLCSIIIAHTNDSDSYDNIRIEIKKIYEDDHKCYGYRRVYFELCNEGILINYKTVQKLMNWLGLKALRNKKHYNSYKEEV; this is encoded by the coding sequence ATATGCAGAAATGGACAGGAATGGATCGTTCTGTGTTCTATTATCATCGCTCACACAAATGACAGTGATAGCTATGACAATATAAGAATAGAGATAAAGAAGATATACGAAGATGATCATAAGTGCTATGGCTATCGCAGGGTATACTTTGAATTGTGTAATGAAGGTATTCTTATAAATTATAAGACTGTCCAAAAGTTAATGAACTGGCTGGGGCTGAAAGCCTTGCGCAATAAGAAGCATTACAACTCATATAAAGAAGAAGTCTGA
- a CDS encoding anaerobic C4-dicarboxylate transporter family protein produces the protein MVTSLIILQLFIVLALIFIGARVGGIGLGIYGMVGVFILVFIFGLKPGNPPIDVMLIIVSVITAAASLQAAGGLDYLVGLAAKFLRKHPEHITYYGPLVTWLFCLVAGTAHTSYSLLPIISEIATNSKIRPERPLSVAAIAASLGITGSPVSAATAAIISADLLGGRGIELKDILIICVPASLIAILVASFVQNRIGKELVDDPEYRRRVKEGIINPEQDAKNMEQMEEHPNPRAKYSVIAFLVAVVMIVIFGSVPSLRPSFMVDGETVRMGMPETIEVVMMAMSTVILLVGKAKVQDAVKGSVFGAGMNAMVGIFGIAWMGDTFFNGNLAFFKAHIAGIVTQYPFLFAVALFFMSIMLFSQAATVRTLYPLGIGLGIAPLALVAMFPAVNGYFFIPNYPTEVAAINFDRTGTTRIGRFVINHSFQLAGFITTFVSIGVGYLVITFLY, from the coding sequence ATGGTAACATCTTTGATAATTCTGCAACTGTTTATAGTCTTGGCGCTCATCTTTATCGGTGCACGTGTTGGCGGCATCGGCCTTGGTATCTATGGTATGGTGGGCGTGTTTATCTTGGTTTTCATCTTTGGACTGAAGCCTGGGAACCCGCCTATCGACGTGATGTTGATTATCGTCTCAGTCATCACTGCGGCAGCTTCCCTGCAGGCGGCAGGCGGATTAGACTATCTTGTAGGGCTTGCTGCAAAGTTTCTGCGCAAGCATCCCGAACACATTACTTATTATGGCCCACTCGTTACGTGGCTTTTCTGCCTCGTTGCTGGTACGGCCCACACGTCGTATTCACTGCTCCCGATTATCTCAGAGATAGCCACCAATTCGAAGATACGCCCCGAACGACCGTTGAGTGTGGCTGCGATAGCAGCTTCATTGGGCATCACGGGCAGTCCTGTTTCAGCAGCTACGGCCGCCATTATCTCTGCCGATTTGCTTGGTGGAAGGGGAATTGAACTGAAAGATATATTGATTATCTGTGTTCCGGCATCGCTGATAGCCATTCTCGTGGCGTCATTTGTGCAAAACCGTATAGGGAAAGAGCTTGTTGATGACCCCGAATACCGACGCAGGGTGAAGGAAGGCATCATCAATCCCGAGCAAGATGCCAAGAACATGGAACAGATGGAAGAGCATCCCAACCCACGGGCGAAGTACTCGGTGATAGCATTCCTTGTGGCCGTTGTCATGATTGTGATATTCGGTTCGGTGCCTTCGCTTCGCCCATCTTTTATGGTTGATGGCGAAACGGTGCGCATGGGAATGCCCGAAACCATTGAAGTTGTCATGATGGCCATGTCGACCGTCATCCTGCTTGTAGGTAAAGCCAAGGTGCAGGATGCCGTGAAAGGCAGTGTCTTTGGTGCCGGCATGAATGCTATGGTGGGCATTTTTGGGATTGCATGGATGGGCGATACGTTCTTCAATGGCAACCTTGCTTTCTTCAAAGCACACATTGCAGGCATCGTAACCCAATATCCGTTCCTCTTTGCCGTAGCGTTGTTCTTCATGTCGATTATGCTCTTCTCGCAGGCTGCAACTGTAAGAACACTCTATCCCTTGGGCATTGGTTTGGGTATTGCTCCATTGGCATTGGTAGCCATGTTCCCTGCCGTGAATGGCTATTTCTTCATTCCCAACTATCCTACCGAAGTTGCTGCAATCAACTTCGACCGCACAGGAACCACGCGCATTGGTCGCTTTGTCATCAACCATAGCTTCCAGTTGGCGGGCTTCATCACCACCTTCGTGAGCATCGGTGTGGGCTATTTAGTCATCACCTTCCTCTATTGA
- the ansB gene encoding L-asparaginase 2 — protein sequence MKTFKISFLMLFALVFTLTVTAKPKIRIIATGGTIAGVSASATSSAYSAGQVGIQTLIDAVPQIKDLAEVSGEQLVNIGSQDMNDAVWLKLAKRINQLLNKEGYDGVLVTHGTDTMEETGYFLSLTVHSDKPVILVGSMRSSTAISADGPANLYNGVAALVDPSSKGHGVMACMNNELIDAKSLIKTHTTDCGTFKGTYGEVGYVYNGKPYYIFEPTYKHTTKSEFNVDNLDKLPQVGIIYGYANCSTLPIEAFVKAKYDGIVLAGVGDGNFYKDVFDVAVQAQKNGIQIVRSSRVPTGPTCLNGEVDDSKYHFVAALNLNPQKARVLLQLALTKTHDWQQIQKYFEEY from the coding sequence ATGAAAACATTCAAGATTTCTTTTTTGATGCTTTTTGCATTAGTCTTTACGCTGACCGTAACTGCAAAACCGAAGATTCGCATCATCGCTACAGGCGGAACTATCGCCGGAGTGAGTGCCAGTGCAACCTCTTCTGCTTATAGTGCAGGCCAGGTGGGTATTCAGACACTGATTGATGCAGTACCCCAGATTAAGGATTTAGCTGAAGTAAGTGGCGAGCAACTCGTCAATATTGGTAGTCAGGACATGAATGATGCCGTTTGGTTAAAACTTGCCAAGCGCATCAATCAGTTGTTGAACAAGGAAGGCTATGACGGTGTATTGGTGACCCACGGAACTGATACCATGGAGGAAACAGGCTACTTCCTGAGCCTCACTGTACATAGCGACAAGCCTGTTATCCTTGTAGGCAGCATGCGTTCTTCAACGGCAATCAGCGCCGACGGCCCTGCTAACCTCTACAATGGGGTGGCTGCTTTGGTTGACCCATCATCAAAGGGACATGGCGTTATGGCTTGCATGAACAATGAACTCATCGATGCCAAGAGCCTTATCAAGACTCATACGACCGACTGCGGAACCTTCAAGGGCACTTATGGTGAAGTTGGGTATGTTTATAACGGTAAGCCTTATTATATCTTTGAGCCTACTTACAAGCACACCACAAAGAGCGAATTCAATGTTGACAACCTTGATAAGCTGCCGCAAGTAGGTATCATCTACGGTTATGCCAACTGCTCTACATTGCCTATCGAGGCTTTCGTGAAGGCAAAATATGACGGTATCGTATTGGCCGGAGTAGGTGATGGTAACTTCTATAAAGATGTGTTCGATGTAGCTGTTCAGGCTCAGAAGAATGGCATTCAGATTGTACGTTCAAGCCGTGTTCCTACAGGGCCTACTTGTTTGAACGGCGAAGTTGACGACAGCAAGTATCATTTCGTTGCAGCCTTGAACCTCAATCCGCAGAAAGCACGTGTGCTCTTGCAGCTTGCTTTGACTAAGACACACGACTGGCAACAAATTCAAAAGTATTTCGAAGAGTATTAA